The genomic region CAACCCCGGCAAGATCATCCCGGGTGCGGGTGCGGGTGCGGGTGCGGGTGCGGGTGCGGGTGCGGGTGCGGGTGCGGGTGGCGGGCCGGTGGGGGAGTAGTCCCCGGAAGGGCAGTGGGCATGCGCACGATCCTGGTGGTCGGGATCGGAGCCGGGGATCCCGACCAGCTCACGATCCAGGCGGTCAAGGCACTCGGTCGCGCGGAGGTGTTCTTCGTGCTGGACAAGGGCCCGGCCAAGGACGACCTCGTCCGGCTGCGCCGGGAGATCCTCGACCGGCACCTCGGCGCCGGCGACCACCGGGTCGTCGAGGCCCGCGACCCCCGCCGCGACCGCAACCCCGCGGACGCGGCCGCCTACGCCGCCGCCGTCGAGGACTGGCACGACCGCCGCGCCGAGCTCTACGAGCGGATGATCCTCGACGAGCTGTCCGAGGACGGCTGCGGCGCGTTCCTGGTCTGGGGCGACCCGTCGCTGTACGACAGCACGCTGCGCATCGTCGAGCGGGTCGCCGCGCGCGGGCGGGTGGCGTTCGACTACGAGGTGATCCCCGGGATCACCAGCGTGCAGGCGCTGGCCGCGAGCCACCGGGTGGTGCTCAACCGGATCGGCGGCCCCGTCGAGATCACCACCGGTCGGCGCCTCGCCGAGGGATTCCCGGCCGGGGTCGACGACGTCGTCGTCATGCTCGATGCCGACACCACCTTCCGCAGCCTCGACGACCCCGACCTCGACATCTACTGGGGTGCCTACCTCGGCACGCCGGACGAGATGCTCATGCACGGCCGGGTCGCCGACGTCGGCAGCTCCATCGCCCGCACCCGCGCCGACGCCCGCCGCCGCAAGGGCTGGATCATGGACATCTACCTGCTGCGCCGCCGCCCGCCCGGGCCCGGAGCCGGACCCGGACCCGGCCCCGCCGACCATCGCCCGTCCGCCGCACCGGCCGACGCCGACATTCTCGAATAGTGCGGTGCCCCGCCGGGCGAGGAGCGCGCACCACCGCCTGAGCGGCGATCTACTCGCTGCGTACCGGCGTGGGGCCGACGACGGTGTCGACCAGCCCGGTGGCGACGTCGTAGACGAGTCCTGACACCAGGAAGCCCCTGGCGCGGATCTCCCGCTCGATGATGCCGACGTCGACGCGAACCGAGGCGACCGGGTCGCCGACCGCCTTGGCGTCGAGGTCGCGGGCGGGGATCTCGAAGTAGTCGGCGAGCAGCGCCGGGAAGGCGGCCAGGTCCGTCATGCCGCAGTCGGTGTGGTGCAGGATGACCAGATTCCAGTCGCCGGCGGGACGGCCGTCGCGGTCGGCCTGGCCGACCTCGCCGAGCAACGCCATCGTGCGCAGCGTCGCGGGCGTGATCCGCCCGCCGACGTTGCGGATCACGGCGGCCTCGCCCTGTTCGAGGCCCAGCACGCGAGTCGGATCGACGCGGGGGTCGACACAGCAGACGACCATCAGGTTGCCGCTGGGACTGATGCTCGGGTCGGCGCTGAATCCGGCGGCGGCGAACTTCGCGTTACGTCTGGTCAGATCGTCCGCGCTGGTCACGACGCCTCCTCAACCGGCGATGAAGTCGAGCAGCTCCTGGTTGAAGTCCTGCTCGAACCGACCGGTCAGGCCGTGCGGAGCGCCGGGGTGGACCTTCAACGTGGCGTGGGGAATCAGCTTCACCGAGCGGTACGACGAGGCCTCGATCGGCACGATCTGGTCATCGTCGCCGTGCGAGAGGAGGACCGGGACGTCGATCTTCTTCAGATCCTCGGTCAGGTCCGTCTCGGAGAACGCGGCGATGCAGTCGAAGGCACCCTTGACCCCGACCGTCATGCACATCTGCCAGAAGGCGTCGCGGGTTCCCCGGGACACGTTCGCGCCGTCGCGGGTTCCCCGGGACACGTTCGCGCCGTCGCGGTTGTTGCCGTAGAAGGGTTCGCTGAGGTCCCGGTAGAACTGGGCCCGGTCCGCGGACAGCCCCGCGCGCAGTCCGTCGAAGACCGCCATCGGCGCGCCCCCCGGATCACTGTCGGTGCCGAGCAGATGCGGCGCCACCGCGCCCCGCAGCACGGCCCTGGCCACCCGGGAGGAGCCGTGCCGACCCAGATAGCGGGCCACCTCGCCGCCTCCGGTGGAGTGACCGACCAGGACGGCGTCGGTCAGATCGAGGGCCTCGATCACCTGGGCGAGGTCGTCGGCATAGGTGTCCATGTCGTTGCCATCCCAGGTCTGGCTGGACCGGCCGCCGCCACGGCGATCATGGGCGATCCCGCGGTACCCGTGGTCGGCGACGAGCTTGACCTGACTGTCCCAGACGTCGGCGGTCAGCGGCCAGCCGTGGCTGAACACGACCGGCTGGCCGGCGCCCCAGTCCTTGTAGAAGATCTCGGCGCCGTTCCGCGTGGTGATCGTGGGCACGATGATCGTCCTCCCGTCGGCAGGTCTGCGGCGGCGTCCGCCAGGGCGCGGCCGGGCGCGGTCTCGCCGGGGCTGACAGTAAACGTTCCGTAACCACCTGGGTCGGTAGGGCGACACGGTGCGCCGCCGCCACGGCCGGATAGCACCGCGGCCGTCCGTTCACCCGAACGGCCGGCCGGCGCCGGGTCGGCGGGCGGGCGCCGGGTCAGCGGGCGGGCGCGGCGGCGGACTGGCCGGCGGCGGACTGGGCAGCGGCAGCGGACTGGGCAGCGGCGAGGCCGAGCTCGACGTCGACGGGGGCGAAGAACCGGTCGACCTCGGCCGGGTCGACCTCGTCGAGGCTCGCCGGTGACCATCGGGGGTCGCGGTCCTTGTCGACGACCGCCGCCCGGATGCCCTCGACGAGGTCCGCCGTCGCGAGGCTCGCCCCGGCCAGCCGGTACTCCTGGTCGAGCGCCGCCTCCAGGCTCGTCATGGACCGCGCGGCCCGCAGCGCGCGCAGCGTGACGACCAGCGACGTCGGGCACTTGCCGCCGATCTCCGCCGCATCGGCGGTCGCCGCCGGCACGGGGCTCGCCGTGAGCGCCGCGAGGATCTCGGTGACCTTGTCGCCGCGGTAGAGCTCGTCGATCCACGCGCGGTCGGTGGTGAGATGCCCGGGGGGCGGGGTGTGGGCGGTGAAGTCGAAGGCGGCGAGCGCGTCGGCCGGGTCGGGCGCGCGGCGGAGTGCGTCGAGCAGGTCGGGGAGGCGGGCGGCGGGCAGGTAGTGGTCGGCCAGGCCGGCGGTGATCGCGTCGGCGGCGCCGATGCGGGCGGCGGTGAGGGCCAGATGCGTGCCGAGCTCGCCGGGGGCGTGCGACAGCAGCCACGTGCCGCCGACGTCGGGGATGAAGCCGATGCCGACCTCGGGCATGCTCAGTACCGACCGCTCGGTGACGATGCGGACCCCGCCGTGCGCGGAGACGCCGATGCCGCCGCCCATGACGATCCCGTCCATGATCGCGATGTACGGCTTGGGGAACCGGCGGATGCGGGCGTTGAGCCGGTACTCGCCCGCCCAGAACGCCAGCGCCCGCTCGGGTGCCCCGGCGAGCACCGCCTCGCGGATCGCCCGGATGTCCCCGCCGGCGCACAGCCCGCGCTCGCCCGCGCCGTCGAGGACGACGACGGCGACCGTCGGGTCGTCCGCCCAGTCCCGCAGCGCCGCGTCGAGCAGGCCGACCATGGTCGGCGTCAGCGCGTTGATCGCGCGCGGCCGGTTCAGGGTGAGCCGTCCGAGCCGCCCGCCCGGGCCCTCCCGCCGCACCAGCACCTCCGGCTCCGATGCCGTGCCGGACGACGGACCGGTGGGGTGCCCGGCGTGCGCCGATCCGGGTGCCGATCCGGTGAGGGGCTGGGCATCAGCCGCGTGCGGGGACATGGGTGCGCCACCCTTCGAGTCGAGGAACAGCGGAACCGAGAGGATTCCGCCCATCCTGCCGGCCGAGGGCTGCCCACGGTAGGGATCGCCCGTGCGGGTGCCGAGGCAGTCTGTTCACGCAGACGAACATACGTTCGACATTGGGGGTGTGTCGACCTACCGTTGATCCATGGGCTTCGAGGACGATACGGAAGACGGGCCGGCGCCGCCGGCCCGGTTGGCGGTGATCGGCGGGCAGCTCGACGGGTTGCTGTCGGATGCGACCTGGCGGCTGTCGGACGCCGAGTTGGAGGCGTTGATGGAGGGGGTCTGCCGCCTGGTCGGGCGGGTGGCGGCCGCGCGAGGTCGCCTGCTGGTCGAGGCGCAGGTTCGGGGGTTCGCCCTGCGGCAGGGGGCGGTGGACACCGCCGGCTGGTTACGGGACCGGCTGTCCCTCGCGCCCAGAGAGGCGCGCCGGCAGGTCGCCCTCGCCCGTGATGTCCACGAGGTGTGCCAGGCCACCGGCGCGGCTCTGGCCAGCGGCGAGCTCACGGTCGAGCAGCTCACAGTTCGGTTGAGGCACCACCGTTCGATCATGATGCCCACCGGGGTGGAGGACCGAGCAGCCGCCGCAGGTCTGCTTTCTGCCGGTCGGTCAGCCGCGGGGCGCGTGCGAGGAGCCGCGCCACATGATCCTCAACGCGCGAACGGGCCGGGGGCCGCCCGCCCGCCCACCCGTCCGCCGGTGCCGGTCGCTGCGGGACGTGCGTGACGTCCGGGGCTGGTGTCGAGCAGGGACCTTCGGTGCTCATGTCCTGGCCGGCGTCGCGCCGGTCCGGGTCGTTCTCGCCCGGCACGTCGTCGAACAGGGACGGCTGTACTCCCGGCCCGTTCACCGCTGCACCCCGCGGACGCTTCCCGCCCCGACCACCCGTGGTGGTGGACTGTCCGGGCCGCCGCGCCCGGCGTATTGCCAGGCCCGGACGGTGACCGTCGCCGGATCGCCGTCCGGACGGCCGAAGGCGTCGACGAGAGACCGCCCGGACTGTGCGGCGATCATCGTGCGAGCCCAGACGCGCCGTCCGTCGCGCAGGACCGTGAACGTGGTGGAGTAGCGGCGGGCTTTCGTGAGCCAGTGACCTCCGAAGCCCCACTGATGCGACCAGCGCAGCAGCCCCACCGTCCGCGCGGGTAGCCGTCCGGCCGCCTCATCGAGCGCTGCGGCATACCGTTCGTCCGCGCCGAGCTGCCAGCAGGTCTCGACCAGCCGCCGCCCGTGGGCGTTCAGCGGGAGGCGCTCCAGGTGGGCGAGGCTACGCACCGGCCGGTCGAGCATCCCCCCGGCCTGCACACTCTTCGTCAGATACTTCGCCAGGTAGTTCGCAATCCGCCCGGCATCGGTCGAACGGTCCAGGACGATCGGGGAGATGTCGACCTGCGCACCCCAGCGCACCGCCCGCGTTCCGGCCGGATCATCCGGGTCCGGGGCGGGCACCGTCACGTCCGCGAGGACGCCGCGCAGGCAGTCGCCGATCAGGTCCGTGGTCGCCCACGCGGGGGGCGCCGCGATCTGCTCGGGATCCTCAATCCATCCGTCGAGTCGGATCACGGCGTGCAGGTGGACCAGGCCGCGGGCCTGCATTTCCGCCGCCTTCACGAACGTGATCCGCAGCTGACGGCGCAGCCCCGCCACCGTCAGCCCCGCCGACCGGGCCACCGCGGACTCGACGCCGTCCCGGGTCGCCTTCCACAACCGGGGAACGAGACTGTTCCACACCACCGCACCCGGATAGTCGAAGCAGTCCGCGCACAACGGCGACCCGAGCAGCGGATCCCCGTCACCGTGGCGGGCATGACACCCCGCCGCCCGGCCATGCGGACACGTGCCCCGCCGGGGGCGGCACGCCCGCGCCTGCCCGTCCTTGCCGGGCGAGCGGCGGGAATGCACCGGGCCGAAGCTGGGCGCGGTCAGCGTGACGAACAACGCCGGATGACCCGCCACCGTGTCCGGCACCCCGCCGCCACCGGCCAGCCCGGACAGCACAATCCGCCGGGCATCACGCTTGTAAACCTGCGAGCACGCCGGACACACCGACTCCCGCCGATTGTTACACCGCACATGCACCACACCGCCGGGTTGACCAGCGGACGAGAACACCCGCCGAACCTCACCGGAACCCCGATCAACATGATCGGTATGACCGGTCAGGCGAATCGGAGAAGAACAACCACCAGCAACGACGGGAACACCACGAGAGTCGGGAACACCCTGGGGCATAGGGAGATACCGCTTCCAGGCGGACCCGGTCCAGCCCGGCTAACGCCAGGCGGCACACAGGTCAACGGGCAAGGGCGGTCGTTGACGCCCCGAGCCCGGCCAGCTATTGGCAGCCCGTCTTATTGGCGTGACCCGTTCTAAGTAATGGCGATAGCAGTAGCTCAGCCACCCATATCAACGCATCACGACACGCTTGGGTTCCCGCAATGCAGGAAAGCCCCGGGCAGGATGACGGAAGACGACATCCCACCGGGGCGGACGTGACCAGCCGCCACACAAGACGCGGGGCATGGTGAGAGCGAGGCCGTTAGCGCCGTGACGATGTTCGGGAGAAGGAGAAGACTGGCAGCCAGGCCCACGGCCGCCGGTGCGAATGCCCCCTGCCCCCGGCTAGCACCCGCTCTGCGTGAACACGAGCGTGGTGACGAGCCAGGTGCCGTCCTGCCGGGTGAGGTCGGCGGTAATGCACTGGCGGGGCGTCGAGTTGGGCACCTGCTGGCCGGTGCTGCGGACGACCAGTGGCCACAGTGTCCAGTCCTGCACGTCGGTGACTCGTGCCTGCTGCTTCGATCTGCTGGTGACTCGTTCGTGGAGCGCGAAGCCCGGTTTGATCGAGCGGACCCAGCCGTTGGCCACGTAGGCGCGGACCACTTCCTGGGCCCAGGCGAGGGCCTGACCGGTGGCGCGCCGGGTCATGTCCGGATAGGTCGGATCGCCGAGTGTTTGTGCGTTAAGAAACCCCAGCCAGAACTGCTCGTAGGCGTCGTCGATCGGATCCCCGGTGTTCCCGAAGGTCGAGGAAGGACTTGGTGACGGTGAAGCGGCCGGTGGGGGGGTGGTTGCCGCCGTCGAGCTGCTGGCGGTCGGGGTCGGCTCTGGGGTGCTTTCGCTCGCGGAGCAGCCGGTGGCCAGAAGGGTCGCGGCGGCGAGCAGGGCACCCAGAGCCGTCCAGGTGTGGCTGTTCGCGCGCACCGCTTCCTCCCGACATGGTGACCTTGCCCAGGGTCAGCCCTCACCGAAGTGATCGATATCGGTCAATCTAGGCGTATGTACCCGACGCAGAGGGTAGGGGCATGCGTCGTTCCGTGCCAGCCTTATCACTGAGACGCCAGCGCCGACAGGTCGGGCGACGACTCCGCACCCTCCAAGATCGCGCGTTCGACGAACGCGGTGCTGGCCCAGCCCTCCACCGTGCGCAGCCGAATCGGGTGCTGGTCACGAGGATGGAGGACCCCGCTGGAGGGGCAGGGTCCTCCCGATAGTGGCGACGGTCGAGGGGGAGAGGGGTTCCGCCGCCACCAGGTTCGGTCAGCCGGAGCGACCGGCCGCCTGCCACGCCGCATACCGGCCAGCCGGCATGACCTCCCACACCTGCCGGCGCACCCACGGCGCCGCATCCGGAACACCGACCCCCTGCCCCGGATCGGCGAGAACCTCAACGTCGTGGACGACCAGCCGACGGCCATGGGTAGATATCTCAGGTCCGACCGGTTCCTTTCCTGCGAGGACCAGTCCGAACGGCCGGGCGAACACCCCCAGCCGCAATCCGACCGTGAACGCCAACCGGGTAGCGTCCGCGGCGGTGTCCTGGGAGTGGATCGCGACAATCCCCACGTCCGCCATGGCCACCAGGCCCATGGCGACCTCGATCAGCCGGTCGGCCGACACCGGGATGAATTCCGCTTCCACTGGCGCCCAACCCCGGCCCACGTCGTACGACAGCGGCGCCGCGACCAGCAGCCCGTTGCGGTCGGGAACCTCCATGTCGACCAGCGAGTGATACCCGTCGTCCTGCGTCGGCAGAAGGTCGCTCATGGGCCGGTCACCTCCACCGGGAGCGGCAACAGCACCAGCGGCACAATGCGCCAGTCCCCGTAACGGTGTTCCTGCGCGTAGCCTTCCGCCGCCCCAGGCGTCGGGAACGGGCCCACCATCCCCGTCACCACCCGGGCCGAGCCCTGCAACACGGCAACCGACCACAGCACCGGCGCACCGGCCGCCTCACCCATCGCCGGCCGCCGCCTGCCGCGGTTCCGCAGAACCCTCGCGGTGCGGCGCAGAGGCCAGCGCCGTGCGACGCAGCCGCGCGAACTCCCCGCTACGCAGACCGGCGACGAACGCCGCCCACTCCGACAGCTCGAACAGCAACGCCGCCCCCGCCATCGGACCCCGGCCGTGCCGCACCGCCACCCCAGGCCCGGCAAGCCTCGACACCGGCGACCAGCCCGGCACCGCGGCCACCTCCACCGCCCCCGGCCCGGCCCGCGACGACCGCAACCACAGCAGCCGGTCCCGGCCCCAGACCCCCAACTCACACTCGACCCGCGCGAAATGCTCGTCCTCCCAGGCACCCACGCCAGAACCTCCCCTCTCCCGCCGGACGGTGAACGACGGCCCCGGCCGGGGATACGCGGTCAACCCGACCGGAACCGTCACCACAAGTCCAACCCGCAGACCGACAGCACGACAGCGCACCCGCTAGCAGCATCTTTAACCGTGTGTCATGCATGGCCAGCTCTACGTCATGCACGCTGCGGGGAGATGGCACCGGAGCACTCGACCGCCCGGCTCCAACCCGGGTTAGTCATCCATGAGCCATCCGTACGCCATCGCCCAGATCTAGTCATCGATTGAGCCATTTAGCCATGATCCGAATTCGGATTTCGGGTATCCGCGTGGACACGGGGCGGAACCGTTCGTGATCCGTTAGCGTCCTCACCACACGGCGCAACACGGTCACACGGGCAGGGGGCGACGGTGGTAGAGACCGAGCACCCGCAGTGGAACCCGGCCCTGCTCCGGGAACACCGCCACGCCGTCGGCCTGACCATGGAACAGACCGCCGAGAAGATCCGTAACCTGTCCTTCCCCGACGGCACCACACCGCCCGCCGCGACGTTCCAGATGATCGGCCGGCACGAACGCGGCCAGGTCTACCCCGGGATCGGCTACCAGCGCGCCTACGCCGCTCTGTACCGCACCACCCGATCCGCCCTCGGATTCGCCCCGCCCCAGCTCAGCGGCCCGCACCATCCCGCCATCCGCCAGAGTGACCCGTCGCTCACCGGGGACGGGGTGGAAACCCCCGGCCGGCTGGGTCACCATAGGAGAACCGGCGCCGTGCCAGCCAACATCGGCTTGGAACGGCTCTGGCAGCCCGGCACGCTGCCCGCGGTGTTCGAGGAGGTGACCGCCACCCTGACCGCCTCCCCACTCCCACGCCGCCAGTTCCTCACCGTCTCCGGCGTCGCACTGGCCGCCGCCGCCCATGAATGGCTGGTCGCCGACCCCGCGCGGATCTCCGCCGCCCTGGCAGGCCGCCAAGCCGACGCGAGCGTCATCGCCGACCTGAACAGCGGCGTCGATCTCCTCCGCCGCCTCGACGACAAACTCGGTGGCCAGGCCGTCTACGGCATGACCGTCGAACAGCTACGGCTCGCCGTCGGACTCCTCCGCAACGCCAGCTACAGCCAGGCGGACGGAAAAGCGTTGCACGCCATCGCCGCCGAACTGTCCCGCATGGCCGGCTGGACCGCCCAGGACACCGGCGCCCACGGCACCGCCCAACGGTTCTACCTGCTCGGCCTCCGCGCCGCCCACGAAGCCGACAACCCCGGCATCGGCGCGAACATCCTGCGCTGCATGGCCGAACAGGCATGCGGACGGGGCGACCCCCGCACCGGCGTCGAACTCCTCCGCTCAGCCCGAGCCGGCGCACGCGGACGGCTCACCGCCACCGAAAACGCCATCCTCGCCGGACAACTCGCCGTCGCCCACGGTCGCGCCCAGGATCGGCAGGCAGCCCGGAGCGCCGCCGACGAAGCCCGCGACCACATCGCGCAGGCCCGGCCCGACGAGGACCCACCCCACGTCTACTGGGTATCCGCCCACCACATCACCTACCAAACCGGCGTCTCTATGATCTTCAGTGGTGACCCCGCCGCCGCAATCCCGCACGTCCGCTCCGCCATCGACCATGTCGACCCGGATATGCCCCGTGACCTACTGGAATTTCAGGCAAGCCTTGCCGTGGCCCACGCCAGAGCCGGAGACCCCGACGCCGCGGTCCGTCTCGCGCACGACGCGATCGACGCGACGTCCCTGACGTCCTCCGCCCTCTTCGGCGACAGCTTCGCCGAAGTCTGCCGAGAGGTACACGCCGCCGGCCATCCCGGTGCGAAGGACCTAGCCGAACACCTCCGAGCAGCCACCGGAGCCACAAGCGTCTGACCGGCACAAACAGGAACAGAAGATCCATCGCAGACTTTATATGCGGGTTTCAAGGGCGGCCCTTCGGGCCGCCGCGCCGCACACGCCGCGCTCGACGCACCCGCCGTGCCGGCAGGGTCGCCGCACCACGACGGGGCCCCGCCTCCCTCCGGTCGGCACCCCGCCGGGGCGTCGCCCCCGCAGGCCCGTCGGAGCGTCGGCCCGTCGGAGCGTCGCCATCAGACTTGGCTACGCTACGTCACAACATCGGGGTAACATTCTGTGACCACCGTCGCGATGTGGGGACGCCGCCTACCTAGTAGGAACCGGGTAGGGGTTCATGATCCGTCAGGATCAAGCCTGTAGTACGAGGTACGCCGTCAACATCGGTCTCCCAACCGGTCACTGTCGATGACTGCCGATGCTGTGGTTGAGTCATATACTGACGTTGTCTGTAGCCGCAGACAGCGAAGGAGCCTCCCAGGCACGCGGGTCAAGGCACACCTGAGAGGCCCCGGGGCACCTAGCGCGACCGGTGGGCAAACCAGACACGCGCTACGAGCCCTAGCATGGCTGCCGAGACCTCCGCGATGTTTGCGGAGGTATCTCGGCCCATGGTCCGGAGGGCGATCCCCGAGAAGGTCAGCCAGGACTGTACGTCCAGGACTAGCCTTTCAAGATCGTCTTCCGGTGGAGGTGGGTCGTCCACCTTTCCCCCTGCGTCCGTCGGATATTGATCCTTTTGGGATCTCACCGGCCGTCGGCCGGGCCCGTACCTACGGCCGGCTGGTGACGAACGCGATGGATGAGGCACCTTGCCACGCTCCGTGCGCCATTCTAGCCATTGCGCAGCGTCCTAGATCTGCCACCGCACAACAAACAGTCACAGGCGCGGGACGGCTCGCGGTCGCCGTTTGAACCACGGGGCGCTGCCCCGGACCCCGGCCCTCTCTCTGGAGGAGGGGAGGGGCCGCCGGTTGCGTGGGCAGCGGGGTGGGTGACGTCCGCTGATCGCCTCCGCCGCCCGGTCCCCGGAGGGCTACCCCGGAACCTCCCGCCCGCGCAAGGGACGCACAGCGCCCAGCACGGGATGGGTGTCGTTGGCGCCCTTGCCCGGTCGGGAGAACCCGGGGTAGGGCTGCGCCGCCCGACCGACGGAGGAGATCAGCTCAGCCCGAGGACTGTGCAGGGCAGCAGTTCACCGGACCTCCCATGCCCCCGACCGCCCGCAGGCCCGAGGGTCGGCATGGTCGAGCCGCCGGCATCGGCGAGCACCCCGGCAGCCCCGCGGACGGGTCACCGGGCCCGGACATGACAACGGCCGGTAACCCCAGCAGGGTTACCGGCCGTCCGAAGCGCCGTTGGCGTCTACCTGTTCTGCTGCTTCCCACCGGGCCAGCCGTTGACGTGCGAGGCGTACCACTGGCTTGCCATCGTCGCCGACACGGTCACCGAGTCCCACCACCGCGCCGCCACGTCATACGGCATGTCCGACGCCACACTCACCCGCACCCCCGCCGGAAGGATCAACGTCGGCCGCGACACCGAGAACCGCGGACCCGCCGCCGGAAGATGCACATCCGCCGCCTCTCCCGGATGCGCGTGAAGATCCACACCGACCGTTGACCGGCCACCCCACCGATCCGCACCTCTGGCATCATGCTCACGGGTTCCTCTCCTGTTCACTCAGGATTGGGATCAAGGCCCGGGGCTGGTGCTGGTAACACCGTCCCGGGCCGCCTATTTCTTGCCTCTCCCCGCATGGTCGTTCCTCGCGGGAATGTCGTGGGCGACGCCGCTACGCCGCAGCCGCAGCCGGGAAACGTTCCGGGTGCGGAATCACGTCGATGGACTCTTCCCCCGCATGCCCACCCTTACTGGTAGGTAGAACCGTGACCTTGCACAGGTAGTCGACGATGCTGCGCCGCCGGTCCAACGGCAGACCCGGGAAATTCTCCGCCGTCACCCCGTGCAACGCCGAGGGCAGAGCCGTCAGTTTCTCATCCCGTTCCAGGTCTTCGAGATTCCCGCGCAACCGGGCCAGGTTCCGCTTCAACCCGTCCACGGAAACATCCTTCAGATCATCGGTGGGATCACCGACAAGGGCGTCTTCGACCTGACTGATACGCAGCCGGACCTCATCGGCGCGGGCCCGCAGGTCATGCGTGGGAACCGCGATGTCCGGCACGTCGAATGTCACTCCATCCCGGGCCAGCCAGCCGACCACGAACCGGGTCACCACATCGTCGACGAGATCACCGCGGCGCCGCAGGTGATTCGCCGACGCGCACCGGTACATCCGCGCCCCGGCACGGTTCCCACCCGCACGCATCACCTTCCCGCACCGGCCGCACAGCGCAATCCCGGACACCAACCGGTTCGGCTTGTTTCCCGATGCTGTACGGCGCGCCGGGTCCGTCAGCACCGCCCGGCACAGCTCCCACCGGGGCATGCTCACGATCGCCGGCCACGCCGCCGGGCCCAGGACCCGGCCCTGATGCACCCGCAGCCCGGCGATCCGTCCGCCGATCAGCACCTTCCGTAGCACCGTGACCGACCAGGGGACCCCGGTCGACGTCGCCACCTGGGCATCGTTCAACTCGCCCACCAGCGCCCGCAGCGTACGGCCCGCGATCACTCCGCCCATCGCCCAGCGGATCACTTCCGCCTCATCCGGGCGGACCGTCATCCCGTCAGGCTCATAACCGAACGGACGCCGCATGCCCCCATGCGGCAAACCCGCCTCAGCGTTCTGCAACATCTTCCGCCGGATCCGGTCCGACCGATGTTCCGACTCGTAACGCGCCAACCCCCCGAGAATCCGAGCATGCAACCGGCCCTCACCGGTCGACAGGTCAACCCGACCGCCCTTGACCGTCTCGATACGCAACCCGGTCTGATTCGCCAAATCGACGATCTCTTCGAGTTCCTTCGGGTTACGGGTCAACCGGTCCACATGCCAGATGAGGAGAACGTTCCACCGGCCCGACGCGATCCCGGACAGCACCTCCTCATACCCCGGACGCCGCTTCCGCGAATACGCCGACACATCGTTGTCCGTCACGACCTCCGGACGCGGCATCCCCAGACGATCCGCCACATCGTTCAAGTCCGCAGTCTGACGGGCAACCCCCAGACCCGCGCCCTCCCGATCCAACGAGATACGCACATACCCCACCGGACGCAACAGCCCGATATTTGAACCAGCAGAGACGAAAGGATCAGTAATCGTCATAGGACTATTCTAAAACGAGCTGTGCCTTAATTGAACTATGAGACACGCGGTGGTCATCTGCCAGGCGATACGGTCCCTGCCTGCCGGGGTGACCCGCATCTGCGGCGGACCACGAGACGTTGATCGACGCGTTGCGGGGCCCGCTCGGGCTTGCCGACGGCTGACGCACGTCGCAGGGGTCAGACGACGGCGCGTTTTTCGGGGAAGTGGCAGGCGACCTGGTGGCCGGGGGCGCGTGCGAGCAGGGGCGGGGCCTCGGTGCGGCAGATCTCCTGGGCCTTCCAGCAGCGGGGGTGGAAGCGGCAGGCCACCGGCGGGTTCAGCGGGCTGGGCACCTCGTCGCGCAGGCGGATGCGTTCGCGGCGGCGGACGCTGGCGGGGTCGGGGATCGGCACCGCGGACAGCAGCGCGTGCGTGTAGGGGTGCAGCGCGCCGGAGAACAGGTC from Frankia alni ACN14a harbors:
- a CDS encoding DUF222 domain-containing protein; translated protein: MGFEDDTEDGPAPPARLAVIGGQLDGLLSDATWRLSDAELEALMEGVCRLVGRVAAARGRLLVEAQVRGFALRQGAVDTAGWLRDRLSLAPREARRQVALARDVHEVCQATGAALASGELTVEQLTVRLRHHRSIMMPTGVEDRAAAAGLLSAGRSAAGRVRGAAPHDPQRANGPGAARPPTRPPVPVAAGRA
- a CDS encoding replication initiator; this translates as MPQGVPDSRGVPVVAGGCSSPIRLTGHTDHVDRGSGEVRRVFSSAGQPGGVVHVRCNNRRESVCPACSQVYKRDARRIVLSGLAGGGGVPDTVAGHPALFVTLTAPSFGPVHSRRSPGKDGQARACRPRRGTCPHGRAAGCHARHGDGDPLLGSPLCADCFDYPGAVVWNSLVPRLWKATRDGVESAVARSAGLTVAGLRRQLRITFVKAAEMQARGLVHLHAVIRLDGWIEDPEQIAAPPAWATTDLIGDCLRGVLADVTVPAPDPDDPAGTRAVRWGAQVDISPIVLDRSTDAGRIANYLAKYLTKSVQAGGMLDRPVRSLAHLERLPLNAHGRRLVETCWQLGADERYAAALDEAAGRLPARTVGLLRWSHQWGFGGHWLTKARRYSTTFTVLRDGRRVWARTMIAAQSGRSLVDAFGRPDGDPATVTVRAWQYAGRGGPDSPPPRVVGAGSVRGVQR
- the cobF gene encoding precorrin-6A synthase (deacetylating), coding for MRTILVVGIGAGDPDQLTIQAVKALGRAEVFFVLDKGPAKDDLVRLRREILDRHLGAGDHRVVEARDPRRDRNPADAAAYAAAVEDWHDRRAELYERMILDELSEDGCGAFLVWGDPSLYDSTLRIVERVAARGRVAFDYEVIPGITSVQALAASHRVVLNRIGGPVEITTGRRLAEGFPAGVDDVVVMLDADTTFRSLDDPDLDIYWGAYLGTPDEMLMHGRVADVGSSIARTRADARRRKGWIMDIYLLRRRPPGPGAGPGPGPADHRPSAAPADADILE
- a CDS encoding alpha/beta fold hydrolase is translated as MPTITTRNGAEIFYKDWGAGQPVVFSHGWPLTADVWDSQVKLVADHGYRGIAHDRRGGGRSSQTWDGNDMDTYADDLAQVIEALDLTDAVLVGHSTGGGEVARYLGRHGSSRVARAVLRGAVAPHLLGTDSDPGGAPMAVFDGLRAGLSADRAQFYRDLSEPFYGNNRDGANVSRGTRDGANVSRGTRDAFWQMCMTVGVKGAFDCIAAFSETDLTEDLKKIDVPVLLSHGDDDQIVPIEASSYRSVKLIPHATLKVHPGAPHGLTGRFEQDFNQELLDFIAG
- a CDS encoding enoyl-CoA hydratase/isomerase family protein, producing the protein MSPHAADAQPLTGSAPGSAHAGHPTGPSSGTASEPEVLVRREGPGGRLGRLTLNRPRAINALTPTMVGLLDAALRDWADDPTVAVVVLDGAGERGLCAGGDIRAIREAVLAGAPERALAFWAGEYRLNARIRRFPKPYIAIMDGIVMGGGIGVSAHGGVRIVTERSVLSMPEVGIGFIPDVGGTWLLSHAPGELGTHLALTAARIGAADAITAGLADHYLPAARLPDLLDALRRAPDPADALAAFDFTAHTPPPGHLTTDRAWIDELYRGDKVTEILAALTASPVPAATADAAEIGGKCPTSLVVTLRALRAARSMTSLEAALDQEYRLAGASLATADLVEGIRAAVVDKDRDPRWSPASLDEVDPAEVDRFFAPVDVELGLAAAQSAAAAQSAAGQSAAAPAR
- a CDS encoding carbonic anhydrase, with amino-acid sequence MTSADDLTRRNAKFAAAGFSADPSISPSGNLMVVCCVDPRVDPTRVLGLEQGEAAVIRNVGGRITPATLRTMALLGEVGQADRDGRPAGDWNLVILHHTDCGMTDLAAFPALLADYFEIPARDLDAKAVGDPVASVRVDVGIIEREIRARGFLVSGLVYDVATGLVDTVVGPTPVRSE